A DNA window from Nitratidesulfovibrio sp. contains the following coding sequences:
- a CDS encoding complex I subunit 1 family protein produces the protein MSYATELFTQLITQTGLGLLGLLVFPGGLFALAVGLFLKGLDRRIEARLQRRVGPPLIQPYLDIAKLFTKETIMPASANRAAFLLAPLLGLTGMAVCAALLPVPGVSGGLPAMGDLLVIFYLLPLPAIALMVGGSASSSPFGAMGFSREMTLMFAYEMPLLAVMLAVAMKVGMATGSGAEFSLASIVDYQLANGQLAFDPVMIPALLAYLLFLPGTMGTVPFDVPEAETEIIEGPLLEYSGPALAFFHIASALKTVVVLGLGVALFLPGTVPGGVLANIPWFVLKCAALMVVSLTLVKSATGRFRVDQAFTFYLKYPSVLALASLVLAWRGM, from the coding sequence ATGTCCTACGCCACCGAACTCTTCACCCAGCTGATCACGCAGACCGGCCTTGGCCTGCTTGGCCTGCTGGTGTTCCCAGGCGGGTTGTTCGCCCTTGCGGTGGGCCTGTTCCTGAAGGGGCTTGACCGGCGCATCGAGGCGCGCTTGCAGCGCCGCGTTGGCCCGCCCCTGATCCAGCCCTATCTGGACATCGCCAAGCTGTTCACCAAGGAAACGATCATGCCCGCCTCCGCCAACCGGGCCGCCTTCCTGCTGGCCCCGCTGCTGGGCCTGACCGGCATGGCGGTGTGCGCCGCGCTGCTGCCCGTGCCGGGCGTCAGCGGCGGCCTGCCCGCCATGGGCGACCTGCTGGTGATCTTCTACCTGCTGCCGCTGCCCGCCATCGCGCTGATGGTTGGCGGTTCCGCCTCCAGCTCGCCGTTCGGGGCCATGGGCTTCTCGCGCGAGATGACGCTGATGTTCGCCTACGAAATGCCGCTGCTGGCCGTCATGCTGGCGGTGGCCATGAAGGTGGGCATGGCCACGGGCAGCGGGGCCGAGTTCTCGCTGGCCAGCATCGTGGACTACCAGCTGGCCAACGGCCAATTGGCCTTCGACCCGGTGATGATTCCGGCCCTGCTGGCCTACCTGCTGTTCCTGCCCGGCACCATGGGCACCGTGCCTTTCGACGTGCCCGAGGCCGAAACGGAAATCATCGAAGGACCCCTGCTGGAATACTCCGGCCCGGCGCTGGCGTTCTTCCACATCGCCTCGGCGCTGAAGACCGTGGTGGTGCTGGGCCTTGGCGTGGCGCTGTTCCTGCCGGGCACGGTTCCCGGCGGCGTCCTGGCGAACATTCCGTGGTTCGTGCTGAAGTGCGCGGCGCTGATGGTCGTTTCGCTGACGCTGGTCAAGTCGGCCACTGGGCGCTTCCGCGTGGACCAGGCCTTCACCTTCTACCTCAAGTACCCCTCGGTGCTGGCTCTGGCGAGTCTGGTGCTGGCATGGCGCGGTATGTAG
- a CDS encoding proton-conducting transporter membrane subunit, translating to MTTAPPVAELPFLAMLGALLLLGGAVSALAARRRPFTMLGLMCLSDIGLTLLGLGLGDGAGLVGATTQFIYQMAARCLALLTLARLARTAGSARLDDLRGIRAALPLTGLFFGFAMFAGMGLSVFLVPDGRAFILHAAFAAGHWGFAAAVAFAGMALAAATVLSVQAICLESGQWRESAHVPHAPTFTFHVLAGLFAALIAAFGLAGHTVTAQVADALGVAHDALPAFGAHWHPAALVPYAGAFAVWCIGLASARARALAGVALVAASLALTWTDTAIDPLSRLFGVIIAGIGLVVAVYSVGYIHHDRRAGGYWFFLLLLCGSLSGLALARDFGGFYVFWELMTFSSYFLVAHEATDKAFHAAVKYFVMCVAGACAMLPGFMLLSAQAGTLDFAALAGLAATLPAPVVKGAVVLAFIGFAVKAGLVPGHGWLPDAHPAAPSSISGPLSGILTKTGVYGTVRLMLAVFGSAVLLKAGESAGGFSSMGLLVTVLGTATMLYGELMALKQDDLKRLLAYSTMGQVGEIFMVIGLGTWLATTGSLLHVLNHAIMKNLLFLCAGGLILRAGSKKLADLAGMARVMPFTSGCMVVGLISIMGLPPFNGFVGKYLMLQALVAAGHPAVAAVLLLGSLAGCVYYMRIVRTLVFQPYTGPMVQEAPASMRVATGVLAALCLVLGVLPQLGLSLVTPVADMLAGAGKLDAQTLPMLAVTWHPFVLIPMLGAVVPFLLRRDRKAAGLATAIILAVAAIAVVVFGRGLDSLSFAFALIVPVIGCLNMFYAVGYMEHSHTQWRFYTFFLFMVGGLMGVAASNDLFGFFTFWEIMSSWSLYFVIVHEENPAALREGFKYFFFNVLGAAFLFLGVVMLSAMAGDPSFGAVRSALPTMPVALAATAVALMAIGFTMKAAQLPFRIDVQMHPATAPTPVSGYISSVLLKSALFGLAKLFFVLGGAGFFTGLAAQWGQPQVMYAIAWVGGITIVMAALLAVMQSDLKLVLIYSTVSQLGYMVVGVALGTPLGMAGGMLHLVNHVLFKDLLFLVAGSLILCTHKHSLDELGGIGQRMPVTLTMFAIGALSVVGVPPTNGFASKWILYHALMAEGEVALALLSLAGSVLTLAYFAKFLHSAFLGRPSPKLAHVQEAPRIMLVPMGILAAGCIITGVFPGLPLLAIDMMGRELGFAGLAVAPWGVASGAGAFNATALAVLLAVAFFGGRTLLHRLIGTVRTTDIHTCGVAMTADEARLAPQDIYGAPLALLRQLAQAAVPALKRR from the coding sequence ATGACCACCGCTCCGCCTGTCGCCGAACTGCCGTTCCTGGCCATGCTGGGGGCACTGCTGCTGCTCGGCGGCGCCGTGTCGGCCCTAGCGGCACGCCGACGCCCCTTCACCATGCTGGGCCTGATGTGCCTTTCCGACATCGGCCTCACGCTTCTCGGCCTTGGCCTTGGCGATGGTGCCGGGCTGGTCGGGGCAACCACCCAATTCATCTATCAGATGGCGGCGCGGTGTCTTGCGCTGCTCACCCTTGCCCGACTTGCCCGCACGGCGGGGTCGGCCCGGCTGGATGACCTGCGCGGCATTCGCGCGGCGCTGCCCCTGACGGGGCTGTTCTTCGGGTTTGCCATGTTCGCGGGCATGGGCCTTTCCGTGTTCCTCGTGCCGGACGGGCGGGCCTTCATCCTGCACGCCGCCTTTGCCGCCGGGCACTGGGGCTTTGCCGCCGCCGTGGCCTTCGCGGGCATGGCCCTGGCTGCCGCCACCGTGCTATCGGTGCAGGCCATCTGTCTTGAATCCGGCCAGTGGCGCGAATCCGCCCACGTTCCCCACGCCCCGACCTTCACGTTCCACGTGCTGGCGGGGCTTTTTGCGGCCCTCATCGCCGCGTTCGGCCTTGCCGGGCATACCGTCACCGCGCAGGTGGCCGATGCCCTTGGCGTGGCGCACGACGCGCTGCCCGCCTTCGGCGCGCACTGGCACCCGGCCGCCCTCGTACCTTACGCGGGCGCCTTTGCCGTGTGGTGTATCGGCCTTGCCTCCGCTCGCGCCCGCGCCCTGGCCGGCGTGGCCCTGGTGGCCGCCTCGCTGGCGCTCACCTGGACCGACACCGCCATCGACCCGTTGTCCCGCCTGTTCGGCGTAATCATCGCGGGCATCGGCCTGGTGGTGGCGGTGTACTCGGTGGGGTACATCCACCACGACCGCCGCGCGGGTGGCTACTGGTTCTTCCTGCTGTTGCTATGCGGTTCGCTCTCGGGCCTGGCCCTTGCGCGCGACTTCGGCGGCTTCTACGTGTTCTGGGAACTGATGACCTTCTCGTCGTACTTCCTGGTGGCCCACGAGGCCACGGACAAGGCGTTCCACGCCGCCGTGAAGTACTTCGTGATGTGCGTTGCCGGTGCCTGCGCCATGCTGCCCGGCTTCATGCTGCTGTCCGCCCAGGCGGGCACCCTTGATTTCGCGGCCCTGGCCGGTCTTGCCGCCACCCTGCCCGCCCCCGTGGTGAAGGGAGCTGTGGTGCTGGCTTTCATCGGCTTTGCGGTCAAGGCGGGCCTGGTGCCCGGCCACGGCTGGCTGCCCGACGCGCACCCCGCCGCGCCTTCATCCATTTCCGGCCCGCTGTCGGGCATCCTGACCAAGACCGGCGTGTACGGCACCGTGCGGCTGATGCTGGCGGTGTTCGGCTCCGCCGTGCTGCTGAAGGCCGGGGAATCCGCCGGGGGCTTCAGCTCCATGGGCCTGCTGGTCACCGTGCTCGGCACGGCCACCATGCTCTACGGCGAACTGATGGCCCTGAAGCAGGACGACCTGAAGCGCCTGCTGGCCTACTCGACCATGGGCCAGGTGGGTGAGATATTCATGGTCATCGGCCTCGGCACCTGGCTGGCCACCACCGGCTCGCTGCTGCACGTGCTGAACCATGCCATCATGAAGAACCTGCTGTTCCTCTGCGCGGGCGGTCTCATCCTGCGCGCGGGCAGCAAGAAGCTGGCGGACCTTGCGGGCATGGCCCGGGTCATGCCCTTCACCTCCGGGTGCATGGTGGTCGGCCTCATCTCCATCATGGGCCTGCCGCCGTTCAACGGCTTTGTCGGCAAGTACCTGATGCTGCAAGCGCTGGTGGCCGCAGGGCACCCCGCCGTGGCCGCCGTGCTGCTGCTGGGCAGCCTTGCCGGGTGTGTCTACTACATGCGCATCGTGCGCACGCTGGTCTTCCAGCCCTACACCGGCCCCATGGTGCAGGAGGCCCCGGCCTCCATGCGCGTGGCCACCGGCGTGCTGGCGGCGCTGTGCCTGGTGCTGGGCGTGCTGCCGCAGCTGGGCCTGTCGCTGGTCACCCCCGTGGCCGACATGCTGGCGGGCGCGGGCAAGCTGGACGCCCAGACCCTGCCCATGCTGGCGGTGACCTGGCATCCCTTCGTGCTCATCCCCATGCTGGGTGCCGTGGTGCCCTTCCTGCTGCGGCGCGACCGCAAGGCGGCGGGCCTGGCCACCGCCATCATCCTGGCCGTGGCGGCCATCGCGGTGGTGGTGTTCGGGCGCGGGCTGGATTCCCTGTCCTTTGCCTTCGCCCTCATCGTGCCGGTCATCGGCTGCCTGAACATGTTCTACGCCGTGGGCTACATGGAGCACAGCCACACCCAGTGGCGCTTCTACACGTTCTTCCTGTTCATGGTGGGCGGGCTGATGGGCGTTGCCGCAAGCAACGACCTGTTCGGCTTCTTCACCTTCTGGGAGATCATGAGCTCGTGGAGCCTGTACTTCGTCATCGTGCATGAGGAAAACCCCGCCGCGCTGCGCGAGGGCTTCAAGTACTTCTTCTTCAACGTGCTGGGCGCGGCCTTCCTGTTCCTGGGGGTGGTCATGCTGTCCGCCATGGCGGGCGACCCCAGCTTCGGCGCGGTGCGTTCGGCCCTGCCGACCATGCCGGTGGCCCTTGCCGCCACGGCCGTGGCCCTGATGGCCATCGGCTTCACCATGAAGGCGGCGCAGCTGCCCTTCCGCATCGACGTGCAGATGCACCCGGCAACGGCCCCCACGCCGGTTTCCGGCTACATCTCGTCGGTGCTGCTGAAGAGCGCCCTGTTCGGCCTCGCCAAGCTGTTCTTCGTGCTGGGCGGTGCGGGCTTCTTCACCGGTCTGGCCGCCCAGTGGGGCCAGCCGCAGGTGATGTACGCCATCGCCTGGGTGGGCGGCATCACCATCGTCATGGCCGCCCTGCTGGCCGTGATGCAGTCGGACCTCAAGCTGGTGCTCATCTACTCCACCGTCAGCCAGTTGGGCTACATGGTGGTGGGCGTGGCCCTGGGCACGCCGCTGGGCATGGCCGGTGGCATGCTGCACCTGGTCAACCACGTGCTGTTCAAGGACCTGCTGTTCCTTGTGGCCGGGTCGCTCATCCTGTGCACCCACAAGCACTCGCTGGACGAACTGGGCGGCATCGGGCAGCGCATGCCCGTCACCCTGACCATGTTCGCCATCGGGGCGCTTTCGGTGGTCGGCGTGCCGCCCACCAACGGCTTTGCCTCCAAGTGGATTCTCTACCACGCGCTGATGGCCGAGGGCGAAGTGGCGCTGGCCCTGCTCTCGCTGGCTGGCAGCGTGCTGACCCTGGCCTACTTCGCCAAGTTCCTGCACTCGGCCTTCCTGGGCCGTCCCTCGCCGAAGCTGGCCCACGTGCAGGAAGCCCCGCGCATCATGCTGGTGCCCATGGGCATCCTGGCCGCCGGGTGCATCATCACCGGCGTGTTCCCCGGCCTGCCCCTGCTGGCCATCGACATGATGGGCCGCGAACTGGGCTTCGCGGGGCTGGCGGTGGCGCCGTGGGGCGTGGCTTCCGGCGCGGGGGCGTTCAACGCCACCGCCCTGGCCGTGCTGCTGGCGGTTGCCTTCTTCGGCGGGCGTACCCTCCTGCACCGGCTCATCGGCACCGTGCGCACCACCGACATTCACACCTGCGGCGTGGCCATGACGGCCGACGAGGCCCGCCTCGCCCCGCAGGACATCTACGGCGCTCCCCTGGCCCTGCTGCGGCAGCTGGCCCAGGCGGCCGTGCCCGCCCTGAAGCGGAGGTAG
- a CDS encoding DsrE family protein: MHYDIVFHFDNGPAELNIAISNVRNYHKALAGVAFSSVLVVNGPGIRLMGADDPDFAEQLRELRALGLDIRVCANAMRHFGLDAAWLNPACTVVPAGIVELVDLQRKGYAYVKP; encoded by the coding sequence ATGCACTACGACATCGTCTTTCATTTCGATAACGGCCCTGCGGAACTGAACATCGCCATCAGCAACGTGCGCAACTACCACAAGGCGCTGGCGGGCGTGGCCTTCAGCAGCGTGCTGGTGGTCAACGGGCCGGGCATCCGGCTGATGGGTGCGGACGATCCGGATTTTGCCGAGCAACTGCGCGAACTGCGCGCACTGGGGCTGGACATTCGCGTGTGCGCCAACGCCATGCGTCATTTCGGGCTGGACGCCGCGTGGCTGAACCCGGCTTGCACCGTGGTGCCCGCAGGCATCGTGGAACTGGTGGACTTGCAGCGCAAGGGGTATGCCTACGTGAAGCCGTGA